A single region of the Halobacterium wangiae genome encodes:
- a CDS encoding glucose-1-phosphate thymidylyltransferase, whose protein sequence is MERTADAMAAAGVEELVVVTTDDPVQEWAESPESPTDGVVGVEGLRRRARRGSERAVVVNAATLLGTADVEHLAGGGPAVATRQADDARRPPAYSVSTDAFESLQSAASLADVPLDEREWRTVDCERALDVRRPWEYLAANEAVLGEQSRSVLGTVHETAECRGAVVVESGAEVEAGSVVEGPAFLSSGCTVGPNAYVRGRTFIGPDAGVGHAVEIKNSVLLSGAQVPHLTYVGDSIVGPDANVGAGSLVANLRHDEDDVAVAHEGERVSTGRRKFGAVVGEDAKLGIGTRLNVGVTVGAGATTAPGEVLTRDRGVSRTETPEAD, encoded by the coding sequence GTGGAGCGGACTGCCGACGCGATGGCGGCCGCGGGAGTCGAGGAGTTAGTCGTCGTCACTACCGACGATCCGGTGCAGGAGTGGGCGGAGTCACCCGAGAGCCCGACCGACGGGGTGGTCGGAGTCGAGGGTCTCCGGCGACGGGCACGCAGGGGCAGCGAGCGGGCGGTCGTCGTCAACGCGGCGACGCTGTTAGGGACAGCCGACGTCGAACATCTCGCCGGCGGAGGCCCTGCCGTGGCGACGCGTCAGGCAGACGACGCGAGACGGCCGCCGGCGTACTCGGTGTCGACCGACGCCTTCGAGTCGCTCCAGTCGGCGGCGTCGCTCGCGGACGTCCCGCTCGACGAGCGCGAGTGGCGGACGGTCGACTGCGAGCGCGCGCTCGACGTCCGCCGCCCGTGGGAGTACCTCGCGGCCAACGAGGCAGTCCTGGGCGAACAGTCACGGTCGGTGTTGGGAACCGTACACGAGACCGCCGAGTGCCGGGGCGCCGTCGTCGTCGAATCCGGTGCGGAAGTCGAGGCCGGGTCCGTCGTCGAGGGACCTGCATTCCTTTCGAGTGGTTGTACAGTCGGACCAAACGCTTATGTCCGGGGACGTACGTTTATAGGACCGGATGCTGGCGTCGGACACGCCGTAGAAATCAAGAACAGCGTGCTCCTCTCCGGCGCGCAAGTCCCCCACCTCACCTACGTGGGAGACAGCATCGTCGGCCCGGACGCGAACGTCGGCGCGGGGTCCCTGGTCGCGAACCTGCGCCACGACGAGGACGACGTCGCCGTGGCCCACGAGGGAGAGCGCGTCTCGACCGGACGACGGAAGTTCGGTGCCGTCGTTGGTGAGGACGCGAAACTCGGCATCGGGACGCGGCTGAACGTCGGCGTCACGGTCGGCGCGGGCGCCACCACTGCGCCGGGGGAGGTCCTCACGCGGGACAGGGGCGTGAGCCGAACCGAGACGCCGGAGGCGGACTGA
- the glmS gene encoding glutamine--fructose-6-phosphate transaminase (isomerizing), whose product MCGITACVGRDDVVDVLLGGLENLEYRGYDSSGIATQSAESVAVVKREGGIEELATSLDAIEPTGHVGIGHTRWSTHGAPTDANAHPHTDCEDRVAVVHNGIIENYADLREELAAAGHEFTSETDTEVVPHLVADALDSGLSPDAAFRAAIDRLEGSYALAMVVAGEDAIYASRDGSPLVVGVGDDRQYLASDVPSFLEHTSEVVYLEDDDVVRVTADGHDVTKIDGTPVDRPVESVDWQPEDAERNGFDHYMLKEIHEQPAALERAINGRVTADGNVKLEEFPRGSFEDVEDVMFVACGTSYHASMYARQMLAARGVSAQVYSAGEFATTPSPVDENTLVVAVTQSGETADTLASVRLAQERGARTLAVTNVVGSTAARKCDDALFIRAGPEIGVAATKTFSSQVAVLTLLAERLVEDVTGSPSEERADVLRALERLPSDVQQILDQSSVESLAARNRDRDGHFFIGRGVAYPVALEGALKFKEITYEHAEGFAAGELKHGPLALVTPDTPVFAVFSGDHDEKTLNNVEEVQTRGAPVVGIGSEESTAVAETVDEFIPIPDTHPLVSGVLANVQLQLVAYHVADLLGRSIDKPRNLAKSVTVE is encoded by the coding sequence ATGTGCGGGATAACCGCGTGCGTCGGACGCGACGACGTCGTCGACGTGCTACTCGGTGGGCTCGAGAACCTCGAGTACCGGGGATACGACTCCAGCGGCATCGCGACGCAGTCCGCGGAGTCGGTCGCCGTCGTGAAACGTGAGGGTGGCATCGAGGAGCTCGCCACCAGCCTCGACGCGATCGAACCCACCGGCCACGTCGGCATCGGCCACACGCGCTGGAGCACACACGGCGCGCCGACGGACGCGAACGCACATCCACACACTGACTGCGAGGACCGGGTCGCGGTCGTCCACAACGGCATCATCGAGAACTACGCCGACCTCCGCGAGGAGCTCGCGGCGGCTGGCCACGAGTTCACCAGCGAGACCGACACCGAGGTCGTCCCCCACCTGGTCGCGGACGCACTCGACAGCGGGCTCTCTCCCGACGCGGCGTTCCGTGCGGCCATCGACAGACTCGAGGGGAGCTACGCGCTGGCGATGGTGGTCGCCGGCGAGGACGCCATCTACGCGTCCCGCGACGGCTCACCACTCGTCGTCGGCGTCGGCGACGACCGGCAGTACCTCGCGAGCGACGTCCCATCGTTCCTCGAGCACACCTCGGAGGTGGTCTACCTCGAGGACGACGACGTGGTCCGCGTCACCGCCGACGGACACGACGTCACCAAGATCGACGGGACGCCCGTCGACAGACCGGTCGAGTCCGTCGACTGGCAGCCCGAGGACGCCGAGCGCAACGGCTTCGACCACTACATGCTCAAGGAGATCCACGAGCAGCCGGCGGCCCTCGAACGGGCCATCAACGGGCGCGTGACGGCAGACGGCAACGTCAAACTCGAGGAGTTCCCCCGCGGGAGCTTCGAGGACGTCGAGGACGTCATGTTCGTCGCCTGTGGCACTTCCTACCACGCGTCGATGTACGCCCGCCAGATGCTCGCCGCTCGCGGCGTTTCCGCGCAGGTGTACAGTGCCGGCGAGTTCGCGACGACGCCGTCGCCGGTCGACGAGAACACGCTGGTCGTCGCCGTCACGCAGAGCGGGGAGACGGCGGACACCCTCGCCTCGGTCCGCCTCGCACAGGAACGAGGCGCGCGCACGCTCGCGGTGACGAACGTCGTCGGGTCGACCGCCGCACGGAAGTGCGACGACGCGCTGTTCATCCGCGCGGGCCCGGAGATCGGTGTCGCCGCGACGAAGACGTTCTCCTCGCAGGTCGCGGTGCTCACGCTGCTCGCCGAGCGCCTGGTCGAGGACGTCACCGGGTCGCCGAGCGAGGAGCGCGCGGACGTGCTGCGCGCGCTCGAACGACTCCCGAGCGACGTCCAGCAGATCCTCGACCAGTCCTCCGTGGAGTCGCTGGCCGCCCGCAACAGAGACCGGGACGGCCACTTCTTCATCGGACGTGGGGTCGCCTACCCCGTCGCGCTGGAGGGCGCGCTGAAGTTCAAGGAGATCACCTACGAGCACGCGGAGGGGTTCGCGGCTGGCGAACTGAAACACGGACCGCTCGCGCTCGTGACCCCCGACACACCGGTGTTCGCCGTGTTCTCGGGCGACCACGACGAGAAGACGCTGAACAACGTCGAGGAGGTGCAGACGCGGGGAGCACCCGTCGTCGGCATCGGCAGCGAGGAGTCGACGGCGGTCGCCGAGACGGTCGACGAGTTCATCCCGATCCCCGACACCCACCCGCTGGTGTCTGGCGTGCTCGCGAACGTACAGCTGCAACTGGTCGCGTACCACGTCGCGGATCTGCTCGGTCGTTCCATCGACAAACCGCGGAACCTCGCCAAGAGCGTGACAGTAGAGTGA
- a CDS encoding DUF7344 domain-containing protein yields the protein MSRPDHDTLSQGEVYDLLSNARRRYVISYLRDRDEPVELTDLSRAVAAWENDTSVEELSDQQTKRVYVSLYQTHVPKLDDSGLVDYDQESGEIRLTSSVNELDTYLPAEEEAGVPWQLVYMAIAVVGLALYGAAALFPAAFGWLSLTLLGSVVMAAFAVVAAAHYLSARGT from the coding sequence ATGTCCAGGCCAGACCACGACACGTTGTCTCAGGGCGAAGTGTACGACCTCCTGAGCAACGCCCGCCGTCGGTACGTCATCTCCTACCTGCGGGACCGCGACGAGCCCGTGGAACTCACCGACCTCTCCCGGGCGGTCGCCGCGTGGGAGAACGACACCTCCGTCGAGGAGCTGAGCGACCAGCAGACCAAACGCGTCTACGTCTCGCTCTACCAGACGCACGTCCCGAAGCTCGACGACTCCGGACTCGTCGACTACGACCAGGAGAGCGGCGAGATCCGGCTCACGTCGAGTGTGAACGAGCTAGACACGTACCTGCCCGCCGAAGAGGAAGCGGGAGTGCCGTGGCAGCTAGTGTACATGGCTATCGCGGTGGTCGGCCTCGCGCTGTACGGCGCCGCGGCGCTGTTCCCGGCGGCGTTCGGCTGGCTCTCGCTGACGCTGCTCGGCAGCGTCGTGATGGCGGCGTTCGCCGTCGTCGCGGCCGCCCACTACCTGTCCGCGAGAGGCACGTGA
- a CDS encoding winged helix-turn-helix domain-containing protein yields the protein MSPDWDVVGYVISSDHRTLVLGRLAEGPATPTQIANDVELSVTHVSRALKSLRERDLVELLVPEERRKGRVYGITEQGQEAWQLIQAKDLSK from the coding sequence GTGAGCCCCGACTGGGACGTGGTCGGGTACGTCATCAGCTCCGACCACCGCACGCTCGTACTCGGCCGCCTCGCGGAGGGACCGGCGACGCCGACACAGATCGCCAACGACGTGGAACTCTCCGTGACCCACGTCTCCCGGGCGCTGAAGTCTCTCCGGGAGCGCGACCTCGTCGAACTGCTCGTGCCCGAGGAACGACGCAAGGGCAGAGTGTACGGCATCACGGAGCAGGGACAGGAGGCGTGGCAGCTCATCCAGGCGAAGGACCTCAGCAAGTGA
- a CDS encoding phage terminase large subunit family protein — MESRQTVLGDCPHCATTIPKGALLVSYERDGWPAMYAECPDCGDVVHPQ; from the coding sequence ATGGAATCCCGACAGACAGTTCTCGGAGACTGCCCGCACTGCGCGACGACCATCCCGAAGGGCGCACTCCTCGTCAGTTACGAGCGCGACGGGTGGCCCGCGATGTACGCGGAGTGTCCGGACTGCGGCGACGTCGTCCACCCCCAGTAG
- a CDS encoding DUF7344 domain-containing protein produces MTATPTQSESIDALLRLLADSCRRTLLQVLVAGSPEQSVDDVVRRVVAETSTVGVDPPDTDRVRAELHHKHLPTLDDHDVVDYDPGQRTVTYRPDDDLESLLAFVAELEDGAE; encoded by the coding sequence ATGACCGCTACTCCAACCCAGTCGGAGTCCATCGACGCCCTCCTCCGACTGCTCGCGGACTCGTGTCGCCGAACGCTCCTCCAAGTACTCGTGGCCGGGTCGCCCGAACAGTCGGTCGACGACGTCGTGCGTCGAGTCGTCGCCGAAACCTCGACTGTGGGAGTGGACCCGCCCGACACCGATCGTGTTCGCGCCGAACTCCACCACAAACACCTCCCGACACTCGACGACCACGACGTCGTCGACTACGACCCCGGGCAGCGCACCGTCACCTACCGACCGGACGACGACCTGGAGTCGCTCCTCGCGTTCGTCGCGGAGTTAGAGGACGGCGCAGAGTAA
- a CDS encoding DUF6517 family protein, protein MHRRTAVVVAFAALVATSGCLGILSGPLEFSASEATVGDDALAETGYEEAEVTSSEVTRTFSAAGQSKNVSVTNHVAMYERTVDVLGIGEQRAAVFSTFASPEVSVLGQTFNPIKDYSNRELAELAQQQYDSLSIGDEVGTRTVTVLEESAEVSKFEGTATLQGGPSVDVYVHVTKVKHDGDFVVAVGIYPQQLDDEQAHVDALLAGIEH, encoded by the coding sequence ATGCATCGACGAACGGCGGTTGTCGTCGCGTTCGCGGCGCTTGTCGCGACGAGTGGGTGTCTCGGTATCCTCAGTGGTCCCCTGGAGTTCTCCGCGTCGGAGGCGACGGTCGGGGACGACGCGCTCGCGGAGACCGGGTACGAGGAGGCGGAGGTCACGAGTAGCGAGGTGACGCGGACGTTCTCCGCTGCGGGTCAGTCGAAGAACGTCAGCGTCACGAACCACGTCGCGATGTACGAGCGGACCGTCGACGTGCTCGGTATCGGCGAGCAACGAGCGGCGGTGTTCTCGACGTTCGCCAGCCCCGAGGTGAGCGTGCTCGGCCAGACGTTCAACCCGATCAAGGACTACTCCAACCGGGAACTCGCCGAACTCGCCCAGCAGCAGTACGACAGCCTCTCCATCGGCGACGAGGTCGGCACGCGGACCGTCACCGTCCTCGAGGAGTCGGCCGAGGTCTCGAAGTTCGAGGGCACCGCCACCCTCCAGGGTGGACCGTCCGTCGACGTCTACGTCCACGTCACGAAAGTGAAACACGACGGGGACTTCGTCGTCGCCGTCGGCATTTACCCCCAGCAGCTAGACGACGAACAGGCGCACGTCGACGCACTCCTCGCGGGCATCGAACACTGA
- the cysS gene encoding cysteine--tRNA ligase, with amino-acid sequence MTLYVSNTLSGERERFEPHDPDSVLVYTCGLTVSDDAHLGHARLWVQSDVVVRWLAKAGYDVRHVQNFTDVNEKIVARTGEDDLGDTEAAVARHYIESVIEDMRALNLDRAEVYPRVSEHVPEIIDLVETLIEEGYAYETNGSVYFDVTTFEDYGKLSGQKVEEVEAQGPEDEQREKRHPADFALWKAGGVDPEDANEHRDETLPPLDHESGQTWDSPWGEGRPGWHIECSAMSMTHLNDHIDVHVGGQDLVFPHHENEIAQSEAAAGEPFAKYWLHVRLLETGDEKMSSSLGNYFTVKDAVAEFGADVVRMFLVSTSYTQRQTFSEATVSEAEERWERLERAYDRAVEAADSPDAYATTVDDDLRAAAESARESFTDAMNDDFNSRAAVSALLELATAVNRHADAAERYDYRGLVDAVETFEDLGGDVLGFQFGDADAGGDVSLADDLVELVLGVREEERAAGNYERADDLRDHLEALGVVVEDTDDGVSFRR; translated from the coding sequence ATGACGCTCTACGTGTCGAACACCCTCTCCGGCGAGCGAGAGCGCTTCGAGCCCCACGACCCCGACAGCGTACTCGTCTACACGTGCGGGCTCACGGTCTCCGACGACGCCCACCTCGGGCACGCTCGCCTCTGGGTGCAGTCGGACGTGGTCGTGCGGTGGCTGGCGAAGGCCGGCTACGACGTGCGCCACGTGCAGAACTTCACGGACGTGAACGAGAAGATCGTCGCCCGCACAGGCGAGGACGACCTCGGGGACACCGAGGCTGCGGTCGCGCGCCACTACATCGAGTCCGTCATCGAGGACATGCGCGCGCTGAACCTCGACCGCGCCGAGGTCTACCCACGTGTCTCCGAGCACGTCCCCGAGATAATCGACCTCGTCGAGACGCTGATCGAGGAGGGGTACGCCTACGAGACGAACGGCTCCGTCTACTTCGACGTCACGACCTTCGAGGACTACGGGAAACTCTCCGGCCAGAAGGTAGAGGAGGTGGAGGCCCAGGGCCCCGAGGACGAGCAACGCGAGAAACGCCACCCGGCGGACTTCGCGCTCTGGAAGGCCGGCGGCGTCGACCCCGAGGACGCCAACGAACACCGCGACGAGACCCTCCCGCCGCTGGACCACGAGTCCGGCCAGACGTGGGACTCCCCGTGGGGCGAGGGCCGTCCCGGCTGGCACATCGAGTGCTCCGCGATGAGCATGACACACCTCAACGACCACATCGACGTCCACGTCGGTGGCCAGGACCTCGTCTTCCCCCACCACGAGAACGAGATCGCCCAGAGCGAGGCGGCCGCGGGCGAGCCGTTCGCGAAGTACTGGCTCCACGTGCGACTGCTGGAGACCGGCGACGAGAAGATGAGCTCCAGCCTCGGCAACTACTTCACCGTCAAGGACGCCGTCGCGGAGTTCGGCGCGGACGTCGTGCGGATGTTCCTCGTCTCCACGTCGTACACGCAGCGCCAGACGTTCTCCGAGGCGACCGTCTCGGAGGCCGAGGAGCGCTGGGAGCGCCTCGAACGCGCCTACGACCGCGCCGTCGAGGCCGCGGACAGCCCCGACGCCTACGCGACCACCGTCGACGACGACCTCCGTGCGGCAGCGGAGTCCGCCCGCGAGTCGTTCACCGACGCGATGAACGACGACTTCAACAGCCGCGCGGCGGTGAGCGCGCTGCTCGAACTCGCCACCGCGGTGAACCGCCACGCCGACGCCGCCGAGCGCTACGACTACCGCGGTCTCGTCGACGCCGTCGAGACGTTCGAGGACCTCGGGGGCGACGTCCTGGGCTTCCAGTTCGGTGACGCGGACGCTGGTGGCGACGTCTCGCTGGCCGACGACCTCGTCGAACTCGTCCTGGGCGTCCGCGAGGAGGAGCGCGCCGCGGGTAACTACGAGCGGGCGGACGACCTCCGGGACCACCTGGAGGCGCTCGGCGTCGTCGTCGAGGACACGGACGACGGCGTCTCGTTCCGGCGCTGA
- a CDS encoding DUF7523 family protein, whose amino-acid sequence MTKAATTRAAIDDNPFLRQALRAGVVNHAAAARFLDVDGDEEAVAAAIRRYGEELPDFEAAERRGTVSMESGLGASEDGLLVVSGHGFAPGEGRLTALLANGDVDTRVLAFALDRLHAVDVEPVAAGVAEGALAVVVERRDGADALRVVEDALGSVPQ is encoded by the coding sequence ATGACGAAGGCGGCGACAACCCGGGCTGCGATAGACGACAACCCGTTCCTCCGGCAGGCGCTGCGGGCCGGCGTCGTCAATCACGCCGCCGCGGCGCGCTTCCTCGACGTGGACGGCGACGAGGAGGCAGTCGCGGCAGCGATCAGGCGGTACGGCGAGGAACTCCCCGACTTCGAGGCGGCCGAGCGCCGCGGCACCGTCTCCATGGAGTCCGGGCTCGGGGCGAGCGAGGACGGCCTGCTGGTGGTCTCCGGGCACGGGTTCGCGCCCGGGGAGGGCCGGCTCACCGCGTTGCTCGCCAACGGCGACGTGGACACGCGCGTCCTCGCGTTCGCACTCGACCGACTGCACGCGGTGGACGTCGAACCCGTGGCCGCCGGGGTGGCCGAGGGAGCGCTCGCGGTGGTCGTCGAACGCCGTGACGGCGCGGACGCGCTCCGGGTCGTCGAGGACGCACTCGGGAGCGTGCCACAGTAA
- a CDS encoding ArsR/SmtB family transcription factor has protein sequence MSEDSDPTAVLSVLDDEHARAILAAASTQPMSASELSEACDASTATVYRRIDDLTELELLEESINVRPDGNHHRVYRATLRRFTLELADGEFTTEVECDSEDVADRFTRMWEGL, from the coding sequence GTGAGCGAGGACAGCGACCCGACTGCGGTGCTCTCCGTGCTCGACGACGAGCACGCGCGAGCCATCCTCGCAGCGGCCAGCACGCAACCCATGTCCGCTAGTGAACTGAGCGAGGCGTGCGACGCATCGACGGCGACAGTGTACCGCAGGATCGACGACCTCACCGAACTCGAACTGCTCGAGGAGTCCATCAACGTCCGTCCGGACGGCAACCACCACCGCGTCTACCGCGCGACGCTCCGGCGGTTCACGCTCGAACTCGCCGACGGCGAGTTCACCACCGAGGTGGAGTGTGACTCCGAGGACGTCGCCGACCGATTCACGCGCATGTGGGAGGGACTGTGA
- a CDS encoding DUF7521 family protein — translation MDDWYLAIFAVSLASTAVGLFVGYQAYRGFRRHQSAAMQYLSAGLILLTAVTNTAAFVGSALLRYGVIDASLQSPFTLGVRLLQFAGLLCIAYSLYRRP, via the coding sequence ATGGACGACTGGTATCTCGCCATCTTCGCGGTGTCGCTGGCCTCGACGGCGGTGGGACTGTTCGTCGGCTACCAGGCCTACCGCGGCTTCCGCCGGCACCAGAGCGCGGCGATGCAGTACCTCTCGGCGGGGCTCATCCTGCTGACCGCGGTGACGAACACGGCCGCGTTCGTCGGCTCCGCGCTGCTCCGGTACGGCGTCATCGACGCGTCGCTGCAGTCGCCGTTCACCCTCGGCGTGCGCCTGCTGCAGTTCGCCGGCCTGCTCTGTATCGCGTACTCGCTTTACCGCCGCCCCTAG
- a CDS encoding DUF4367 domain-containing protein, with amino-acid sequence MRSQSYVPVAVALLLVASGCTGVLLFGGDGTQSPPDDDVAAKFDSLETVSGTQVFSFRSENETVHMRATVHIGLGESTRQYQYVHAPAEREGDVYVSNESTSVTYDASEKSVSYVPHVGGVLSLDRGEFFARVVAGACEDEPIENPSSGVSPLPVLPATTTESDPIDTYEVTYLGTDTVDGRTVHGFRMTAASDAAVDFDRTMWLDAAYYYPLRMNQTVTLDGETYHTAMHLENVTYNDDLPTDVFTFEKPEGATVETRDFHVETFDSLSALRANSSLAVPDPDVPDGYEFHRAQVIQGNHTQLTLQYESEDGHLTVSKSPATSAEPNAHPGGENVSVAGYEGRYLSTGQYNLVTWSCERTRYSVVGSTLDEEALVEIAQSMACE; translated from the coding sequence ATGAGGTCCCAGAGCTACGTGCCAGTCGCAGTCGCCCTCCTCCTCGTCGCGAGCGGCTGTACCGGCGTCCTGCTGTTCGGGGGCGACGGTACCCAGTCACCTCCGGACGACGACGTGGCCGCGAAGTTCGACTCCCTGGAGACGGTGAGTGGCACGCAGGTCTTCTCGTTCCGGTCCGAGAACGAGACCGTTCACATGCGCGCCACGGTCCACATCGGCCTCGGGGAGTCCACTCGCCAGTACCAGTACGTCCACGCCCCGGCCGAGCGTGAAGGCGACGTGTACGTGTCGAACGAGTCGACGTCGGTGACCTACGACGCCAGCGAGAAATCGGTCTCGTACGTACCCCACGTCGGCGGTGTATTGTCTCTTGACCGCGGGGAGTTCTTCGCGCGCGTCGTCGCCGGCGCCTGTGAGGACGAACCGATCGAGAACCCCTCCAGCGGCGTCTCCCCGCTCCCGGTCCTCCCGGCGACCACCACCGAGTCCGACCCCATCGACACCTACGAGGTGACGTACCTGGGGACCGACACCGTCGACGGGCGCACGGTCCACGGGTTCCGGATGACCGCAGCGTCGGACGCGGCCGTCGACTTCGACCGGACGATGTGGCTCGACGCGGCGTACTACTACCCGCTGCGGATGAACCAGACCGTGACGCTGGACGGCGAGACGTACCACACGGCCATGCACCTGGAGAACGTCACGTACAACGACGACCTCCCGACGGACGTCTTCACGTTCGAGAAGCCGGAGGGCGCCACCGTCGAGACGCGAGACTTCCACGTGGAGACCTTCGACTCGCTGTCGGCGCTCCGGGCGAACAGCTCGCTGGCCGTCCCGGACCCCGACGTCCCGGACGGCTACGAGTTCCACCGCGCGCAGGTGATCCAGGGGAACCACACGCAGCTGACCCTCCAGTACGAGAGCGAGGACGGCCACCTCACCGTCTCGAAGTCCCCGGCGACGTCGGCGGAACCGAACGCGCACCCGGGCGGCGAGAACGTCTCGGTCGCCGGCTACGAGGGCCGGTACCTGTCGACGGGTCAGTACAACCTCGTCACGTGGTCCTGCGAGCGCACCCGGTACTCCGTCGTCGGGTCGACGCTCGACGAGGAGGCACTGGTCGAAATCGCGCAGTCCATGGCCTGCGAGTGA
- a CDS encoding CbiX/SirB N-terminal domain-containing protein: MQALVIVGHGSHLNPGSSDPAFAHADTIREAGAFDEVREAFWKEEPSFREVLRTLESEEVFVVPLFISEGYFTEQVIPRELRLDDWDPADWDSNGTDADHVTLHAEDVEKTIHYCGPVGTHDSMSDVIVQRAKSITGDEDVGPGFGLAVVGHGTERNENSAKAIYYHADRIRETGRFEDVQAVFMDEDPEVDDVTEFFDAEDIVVVPLFVADGFHTQEDIPEDMGLTDDYRTGYDVPSEVDGHRIWYSGAVGTEPLVADVVLERAAEAGADVREAIELVRERTGGVNAASAGD; encoded by the coding sequence ATGCAAGCGCTGGTCATCGTCGGACACGGCTCACACCTCAACCCCGGGTCGTCGGACCCGGCGTTCGCGCACGCCGACACCATCCGCGAGGCGGGCGCGTTCGACGAAGTACGGGAGGCGTTCTGGAAGGAGGAACCGTCGTTCCGCGAGGTGCTCCGTACGCTCGAGTCCGAGGAGGTGTTCGTGGTGCCGCTGTTCATCTCGGAGGGCTACTTCACCGAGCAGGTCATCCCGCGCGAACTTCGACTCGACGACTGGGACCCCGCGGACTGGGACTCGAACGGCACGGACGCCGACCACGTCACACTCCACGCCGAGGACGTGGAGAAGACCATCCACTACTGCGGACCGGTCGGCACTCACGACTCGATGAGCGACGTCATCGTCCAGCGCGCGAAGTCCATCACGGGCGACGAGGACGTCGGCCCGGGCTTCGGGCTGGCCGTCGTCGGCCACGGCACGGAGCGCAACGAGAACTCCGCGAAGGCCATCTACTACCACGCCGACCGCATCCGCGAGACGGGCCGCTTCGAGGACGTGCAGGCGGTGTTCATGGACGAGGACCCGGAGGTCGACGACGTCACCGAGTTCTTCGACGCCGAGGACATCGTCGTCGTCCCGCTGTTCGTCGCCGACGGCTTCCACACCCAGGAGGACATCCCCGAGGACATGGGCCTCACGGACGACTACCGGACGGGCTACGACGTGCCCAGCGAGGTGGACGGCCACCGCATCTGGTACTCCGGAGCGGTCGGCACCGAACCACTGGTGGCCGACGTGGTGCTCGAACGGGCGGCCGAGGCGGGCGCCGACGTCCGGGAGGCTATCGAACTGGTGCGCGAGCGGACCGGCGGCGTGAACGCCGCGAGTGCGGGGGACTGA
- a CDS encoding DR2241 family protein has protein sequence MSATTTDAVADALVDAANAGIDFDGLTVEPFREAYRWQTPETEAVVSAEELQEYADDPYATNWYYWEREVGGHDTARRAFLRWLEGDDLAPDRYEQLRGGHTRHWGELAITVVLSDGGTRRYEVRHEDDVGEDVDAYTDPLEARHLVKHDNEGRYRPLSTAPSLPHGWAFVDLDGSDLVQTVEYVYPATVANWHREREGDLDVDHWEDAASRQTGIYSIVEQLDGEALEWGAEACCVDSQCLKRREWDENDETELDVPRGDGEFPCREPCSLFVAAARKFVTLEREESREYTFELTPAEKEQIEDIVDTVADGRTDEIREADVYEGANRYRARFLRAKRMDEHGLSGTPTYPEDHD, from the coding sequence ATGTCCGCGACCACCACCGACGCGGTCGCCGACGCGCTCGTCGATGCGGCCAACGCCGGCATCGACTTCGACGGCCTCACCGTCGAGCCGTTCCGCGAGGCGTACCGCTGGCAGACGCCGGAGACCGAGGCCGTCGTCTCGGCCGAGGAACTCCAGGAGTACGCCGACGACCCGTACGCGACCAACTGGTACTACTGGGAGCGGGAGGTCGGCGGCCACGACACCGCGCGGCGCGCGTTCCTCCGCTGGCTCGAGGGCGACGACCTGGCCCCCGACCGCTACGAGCAGTTGCGCGGCGGCCACACGCGCCACTGGGGGGAACTCGCGATCACGGTCGTGCTGAGCGATGGCGGCACCCGGCGCTACGAGGTGCGGCACGAGGACGACGTCGGCGAGGACGTCGACGCCTACACGGACCCCCTCGAGGCGCGCCACCTCGTCAAGCACGACAACGAAGGACGCTACCGCCCGCTCTCGACGGCGCCCTCGCTCCCCCACGGCTGGGCGTTCGTGGACCTGGACGGCAGCGACCTCGTTCAGACCGTCGAGTACGTCTACCCCGCGACGGTCGCCAACTGGCACCGCGAACGGGAGGGCGACCTCGATGTCGACCACTGGGAGGACGCCGCGAGCCGCCAGACGGGCATCTACAGCATCGTCGAACAGCTCGACGGCGAGGCCCTGGAGTGGGGCGCGGAGGCCTGCTGCGTCGACTCCCAGTGCCTGAAGCGCCGCGAGTGGGACGAGAACGACGAGACGGAACTCGACGTCCCACGGGGTGACGGCGAGTTCCCGTGCCGCGAACCCTGCTCGCTGTTCGTCGCCGCCGCACGGAAGTTCGTCACGCTCGAACGCGAGGAGAGCCGCGAGTACACCTTCGAGTTGACGCCCGCCGAGAAGGAACAGATCGAGGACATCGTCGACACCGTCGCGGACGGCCGCACGGACGAGATCCGCGAAGCGGACGTCTACGAGGGTGCGAACCGCTACCGGGCGCGGTTCCTGCGCGCGAAGCGGATGGACGAACACGGCCTCTCGGGGACGCCCACGTACCCCGAGGACCACGACTGA